A single genomic interval of Xyrauchen texanus isolate HMW12.3.18 chromosome 48, RBS_HiC_50CHRs, whole genome shotgun sequence harbors:
- the LOC127639681 gene encoding regulator of G-protein signaling 2-like isoform X3, whose translation MRGATSDSSEEPLINSRNPDVIVRNDKIKKTNWRSRPLFKTFHLREYSMMQRKSDRPASEELSKWAESLDNLLSSKCGITVFRVFMKSEYCEENVEFWVACEEFRKIKSRAKRRSRAKQLYEEFVREDSPKEINLDFHTKESVLQCLLFPSRSSLKAAQNRVYYLMEHNSYRRFLESDLYHELCKFVEGER comes from the exons ATGAGAGGTGCCACTTCAGATTCAAGCGAGGAGCCTTTGATCAATTCGAGGAATCCTGATGTGATCGTGAGGAACGATAAAATAAA AAAGACAAATTGGAGATCAAGACCGCTTTTCAAGACCTTTCATTTGAGAGAATATTCCATGATGCAGAGAAAATCTGACAG GCCAGCTTCTGAAGAGTTGAGTAAATGGGCGGAGTCTCTGGACAATTTGCTGAGCAGTAAAT GTGGAATTACTGTTTTTCGAGTCTTTATGAAGTCTGAATACTGTGAGGAGAATGTCGAGTTTTGGGTGGCCTGCGAAGAGTTTCGAAAGATCAAGTCAAGAGCGAAACGCAGATCCCGGGCGAAACAACTATACGAAGAATTTGTCAGGGAAGATTCTCCGAAGGAG ATTAACTTGGACTTTCACACAAAGGAGTCTGTCCTCCAATGCCTTCTTTTCCCATCACGGTCCAGTTTAAAAGCAGCCCAAAATAGAGTTTACTACCTGATGGAGCACAACTCGTACCGTCGGTTCCTGGAGTCTGACCTCTACCATGAACTATGTAAATTTGTTGAAGGAGAGAGATGA
- the LOC127639829 gene encoding uncharacterized protein LOC127639829, translated as MFARGILSKSKQAYQILRMGNFTSSAPGLSSPACTQFVQDIVSKNCVVIFSKPTCPYCKMAKNVFNEIGASYKVIELDEHNDGRRLQETLAQLTGARTVPRVFINGQCIGGGSDTKNLHQQGKLLPLIEQCSPCCLSNSPESSGNA; from the exons ATGTTTGCGAGGGGCATTCTGTCCAAATCCAAACAAGCTTATCAAATACTAAG GATGGGGAACTTCACATCCTCTGCTCCTGGGTTGTCAAGCCCAGCATGCACTCAGTTTGTCCAG GATATTGTGTCCAAGAATTGCGTTGTGATATTTTCCAAACCCACGTGTCCTTACTGTAAGATGGCTAAGAATGTATTTAATGAGATAGGAGCATCATATAAAGTAATTGAACTGGATGAGCACAATGATGGGCGACGACTCCAGGAGACCTTAGCGCAATTGACAGGTGCCAGAACA GTGCCAAGAGTCTTTATCAATGGGCAGTGCATTGGAGGGGGTTCAGACACAAAAAATCTTCACCAGCAAGGGAAACTTCTGCCTCTCATTGAACAGTGTAGTCCATGCTGTTTGAGTAATAGCCCTGAGAGCTCAGGGAATGCTTAA
- the LOC127639779 gene encoding ubiquitin carboxyl-terminal hydrolase isozyme L5 codes for MAGSAGEWCLMESDPGVFTELIKGFGCKGAQVEEIWSMEPENFENLKPVHGLIFLFKWQPGEEPAGSIVQDSRLDQIFFAKQVINNACATQAIVSVLLNCTHSDMHLGETLTEFKEFSHSFDAAMKGLALSNSEVIRQVHNSFARQQMFEFDAKSSSKEEDAFHFVSYVPVDGRLYELDGLREGPIDLGACNQDDWISVVQPVIEKRIQKYSEGEIRFNLMAIVSDRKIIYENKIVELQAQLTEEEPMDTDQSGNHLSSIQSEIAKYQLLIEEENQKLKRYKIENIRRKHNYLPFIMELLKTLAEYQQLIPLVEKAKEKQSAKKVQEAK; via the exons ATGGCGGGAAGCGCTGGAGAATGGTGTCTTATGGAAAGTGACCCGGGAGTTTTTACAGAGCTGATCAAAGGATTTG GGTGTAAAGGCGCACAGGTTGAGGAGATATGGAGCATGGAACCAGAGAACTTTGAAAATCTCAA GCCTGTTCATGGTCTGATTTTCCTCTTCAAGTGGCAACCTGGCGAGGAGCCAGCAGGGTCAATAGTTCAAGACTCAAGGCTGGATCAGATTTTCTTTGCCAAGCAG GTTATCAATAATGCCTGTGCGACCCAAGCAATCGTCAGCGTGTTGTTAAACTGCACACATTCTGATATGCATCTTGGGGAAACGCTGACAGAATTTAAAGAGTTTTCACACAGTTTCGATGCTGCA ATGAAGGGTCTTGCTCTCAGTAACTCTGAAGTGATTCGACAAGTTCACAACAGCTTTGCCAG ACAGCAGATGTTTGAGTTTGACGCCAAGTCATCGTCTAAAGAAGAAGATGCTTTTCACTTTGTGAGCTATGTTCCTGTTGATGGCAGACTGTATGAGTTGGATGGGCTTCGTGAAGGACCTATTGATCTAG GTGCATGTAACCAAGATGATTGGATCAGTGTTGTACAGCCAGTCATTGAGAAAAGGATACAGAA ATACAGTGAGGGAGAGATTCGTTTCAACTTGATGGCTATTGTATCGGACCGCAAGATCAtttatgaaaataagattgttgAACTTCAGGCCCAGCTCACAGAA GAAGAGCCAATGGACACAGACCAGAGTGGAAATCATCTTAGCTCCATCCAATCAGAAATCGCCAAGTATCAGCTCCTTATTGAAGAAGAGAACCAAaagcttaaaagatacaaa ATTGAAAACATCAGAAGGAAGCACAACTACTTGCCCTTTATTATGGAGTTACTGAAGACATTGGCTGAATATCAGCAGCTGATACCTTTGGTTGAAAAG GCAAAGGAAAAACAAAGTGCTAAAAAAGTACAAGAAGCGAAGTAA